CGTTCAGATAACTCCACGTATAGTACACGTAAAGCTTTGCACTGTGATTTGTTGCCCCATCTGGTAGACCTGGCTGGAGCTGAACATAAAAACTATCGCCCGTACTTGTTGTAGAATTGTAGTTCCATAACTTCGGACTGTAAGAACTGTTGCCTATAGTGTAGTTCATGCCGCCTGTGACCATTCCGTTCATTATTTCAGTCAGCGGCTTGTCTGCCGTATAATCAGCAGCCGCTGGTAACACTGTCAAAACCAGCGCCGTGCACAGGAATAGCATAGCCATCCCGATGTGTAAATTTATATCGGATTTTCTTATCATTTTCTCAATACCTCTTTAATTTTTTTATTTTTAATTTATTTTACATGATTTATATTGCGGGCTGTTCCGCATTTTAGTAAAACATCAATTGTACTATTCCATTCTCGGACGGCTTTGAGGGCCGCAGAGCGATGCTTTCCAGTAAGTTTAATATGGATGGAAATAATACAATGAGAGCCTGGAAAAGGATATATTATATCGTTCTCCAGGGTTGGCCTCGACGGTTTTTGGTAGAAACTGCCGAGCGATACTGTGCAAGAGTCTGGAAAATCACTCCTTATCGTCGTTTTCCAGGCTCTTTCTGTCCAATAACTCAATCACCTTTTCTGGATATTTCAGATGATTAATCATCGGAAGTCTCTCTCATTATCCTGGATTACCTGATACTGGCCGGCAGGTGCCTTTGCAGGTCAGGCTCCGGATTTTTTTACTTGTCCCACTTTTGGACTCCACTTCTCTCCAACATAATAGTAATTTTTTGTTACCTATTTAAAGTTATTTCAAATATTTTGTTATTTTTTAAGTTATTTGTCGAATTAAATGTTAATTATTTTGTTTTTTTTATTATCAAGATTTATCAGAAGTTCGAAATTTGTTTTATATTTATTTGATATTGGTAGGCAGTTTTTCGTTAACTTGAGCCTCATGTCTATAAAAAAGTATCCTGTTTCCAGCATTGATATTTTTGAATAACCTGTGTGATATTCATTGCAAAGTTTACTATAATGTTAATTACGAAAGTTATACTATATTATTTTGAATAAATATAATGATTAAGCCGTGAGATGCCAGCTGTTTGCAATTATATCCCAGGAATTAGACGTAGTGCATATTAGTATGTAATTATATATTAGTATTAAATAAGATAGATATTCTAATTAATCACATTTCATGTTATTTAAATTAACAAAAGTATTAAATATTATGGAAGCGTATTATAGTTCTCATTTTCGATTTAGTTTGACTGAGAATACAAAACAAAAACGATAATTTGCCCTGTATATTGCTAATTTACCGCGAAAGTTTTTGGTTGACAGGTTACTGGATGACAGGACTTTATTATACAATTCAAGTCTTTTTTCATGTTTTCTTTCCGTTTTTCTTGCTTTTTTATCCGCTCAAGTTGCTGTTGAGATGGCAGCGTTATGGGCTTCTGGGTGCGCTTTGTGCGGTTGACTTTGTGGTTATGCTTCCTCATCCAATAATACAGGAATTTATAAGCGACATGAAGCTCATTGGCTATTTATTTTGTACTCTTGCCCTGTTGATAGTGCTTGAAGAATTCTGTTTCGTCGGCTTTGGGAGAAAATAGTGATCCTAGAAGTGGAGGCAGACCTATCTCGTTATGAATCCCAGGCTTTTTAAGCGAGAAGCCCAGAGCTTTAGCTATTTCTTTGTCTTTCTTTCCTTCAGCATACAGCCGCTTGAACTCCTTGAAATCGAAAACCGTTTTTTTACGAAGTTGATTTGGAGTTAAGCCTAGTTCGCTCCTGATCTTAGACAAAGTATACCTCGATAAGCCAAGAATTTTGCATATTTTCCTGTCACTCAGTCCTTCGGTATAGAGCCACTTGAATGAATCGAGGTCAACATTGACTTTTGCTCCCATACACAGTCCCCAAAAATTGCCGCAATTGTTCATATATATATAAAACTAGCATTCACATTAAATATTACTAATATTTAATAAAATAACACTAAATCATCTTAACATAACAGAAAATAGTAGATATGAAGTCTTCATACAGATCTTTACGGAAGCGTTTCTAATAAAAGAAACGTCTCCTGAGATTTGAGCAGTTTGATGCCTGAAGTTCTCCATCTGTAGAAAAAGAGAAACAGGCGGGGACTAACGGCATGGGCGAAGCCGTGTAATTCTCTCATTCTCAATATCGAATCTTTTCTGAAATCTTTTCTGACTATCGCCTGAGAACTGCCAGCGTTTTTGAATTATTAAGATCAATCAAATTACTATGTTACTGTCAATAGCTCAGATGTAATATCTAATTTACTCGTTTAGTAATATAATTTTTAAATTATGTAATATTACATATCACAAAATTAATAGGAAATGTTAAATAGAAGCTCGTCATACATATATCATTTAAAAAATCATCCAAAAGCCTCAAAAAAGCCTCAAAAATGTCTCAAAAAAGCTTCAAAAACAGAAACACCCCTCAAATCGATTAGCTAGACTTCCAACCTCTGGAATTCCTCACCTGTAAACGCGGCGGGCGGGGAATTTCAGATACAACTCGTTTTCTATCATTGAAGGCAGGGGTTAACCAGAAAAGAATTCTGGACCTCTGCCCAATTCTCTCTGCCCTGTAAATCTTCTCTGGTATGTGGAAAGGTTAGATATTCTCATTTGGTGCTACAGTTGTTAGTTTTGAAAATTATACTCCTTTAAGGGCTATTATAGCCCCGGCAAGCTCCGTAATTTCCTGACCATTACCATCCAGAACTATCAGTTCAAAACCCTCTTCATGACCAAGGTAAAGGTGTACAGAATACCTTATCAGGTGAGAATAATGGTGCTGGATATCTGTCAGGGATTTGAAAGCTCGCGTTTTGTGCGACCGTAAATAACTGCAATCGTCCCAATGCGATGACCTTTAATATCACCCATCCATTCGTAATAGGTAGTATAACTCGTGATGGCATCTCTTATGGCTTCCGAACGTGAAGGATAGCCTCTCTTTTGATAATTTCATCAAATATTCCTCTGAAATTTTGCGGTCGGAGTATAACCTGAAAGTCCATCAGACAGACTATCAACATCCAGGAACAACTCACAGCTTTCCCGACCTCCGGGGAGATTTCCCCTGATGGACTAATTATAAGTGATGGAGAAGTCCCTATAAGCCAAATGCAGACCCAGGCCAAAAAAAGGATCGCAAAAGCTAAAAGTATCGATACAAAAATTCCGGATATTTCAGGCAACAGACCACCTCACTTAAAAATTTTTTTAAAATAGAGAAAAGGGAAAAAATGTAGGAAAATATAAGGAAGTTTTCATTATTTTCCCTTCGTTTTTTCTTTCTTTTTCTTTAAATCATTGCAAACATACGCACTACATCATCAAAGTCGATCCTCCCGTTCCCGTTGAAGTCTAAGTACTCCACCGGCATGTTTTCCTCTATCCAATCCATGTTGTGGAAGTAAGCCACTATATCCACGAAACTGAATTCCCCGTTTCCGGTGAGGTCTTCATAGAACCCGTCTCCGTCAAGGTCCTGAGGGGCATATTCCTGGTCCGGCAGAGGAGACAGAAGAGTCACTTCAATTTTTCCTGTCAAAAGAGCTGGCTCTATCGGGTCTCCGGAATCATCATCAAGACGGGAAACTCCGATAGAAAGGTTTGCAGATCCTTTTTCCTTTCCAGAAATTGTAAGAGTAGCAAGCACAACATCCGCTGCATCTGCCATAACAGTATTATTCCCGTCAACAGTCTTCAGGTAGATAGAAGTCCCGGGCAGGGAAGAATTCTCAGTAATCAGAGCCCAGGAAGGATACTTGATATCCACTATCTCAGCAACAGCCGGATCGTCTATAGCAACGGTCAGGTTGTAGCCTGAGAAACCTGCAGGGAAATTACTGGCAACGATACTTATTTCAGTAGATTCTTTTTTGTTAACAGAGGAATTTGAAGGGTCGAAATAGAGAGTAACTGTTGACCCGGAATCTTCAGAAACTTCTATGTAATCTGTTTTTAACTCAAAGCCCATGCCAGCGGCGTTTTCCACAGTCAGGTTTACCGTGTAAGTACCGGCTGATGCGTATGTATGAGAGGGGTTCTGCTCAGTTGAGTTAGCTCCGTCCCCGAAGTCCCAGAACCACGAGGTCGGTATACCTGTGGACTGATCGGTAAAATTAACTGCGAGAGGTGCAGTACCATTCGTAATATCTGCAATGAAAGCAGCAACGGGTTCAGGTTCTACAGGTGCAGAAGATACAGTGATGTAATCAGTTTTCACCTCGGAATCGCTTCCTCCAGCATTTGAAACCATAAGACTAACTGTGTAGTTACCGGCCGATTCATATGTATACGAGGGATTTTGCTCAGTTGAATCCACAGTACCGTCATTATTAAAGTCCCAAGAATAGGACGAAACAATGCCTGTTGACTGGTCGGTGAAGTTAACTGTTAAAGGTACATCTCCAGCAGTAGGTGCCGCAGTGAAGTTGGCAATCGGAGCTTCAGGTACTGGTTCGCTAACTACAATGTACTCGGTCTTTACTTCGGAATCGCTTCCTGCTACATTTGCAACCGTAAGGTTGACAGTGTAGTTACCGGCCGCATTATAGGTATGCGAGGGGTTCTGCTCAGTTGAATCAACAGTTCCGTCGTTATCAAAGTCCCATGAATAGGACGAAACAATGCCTTTGGAGTGGTCGATGAAGTTGACTGTCAACGGTGCATTGCCTGATGTCACGTCTGCGGAGAAGTTGGCAACAGGTATTGATGGAAGCACTGTTATGTAATCGGCTTTCACTTTCGGTGTCCAGCCATCATATTTTACAATCACATCGTAAGTGCCGGGTTTGGTGTAGGTATGGATGATGTTGAAATTAGGTGAGTAATCGTATGTCCCATCACCATCCACATCCCAGGCCCACATGTTCCAGTACTCAGGAGCCAGACCAGAAACGTTTCCCGTGAACTCTACAGTGAGAGGGACGGTTCCTTCAGTCACATTTGCTGTGAAATCCGGAGATGGGTAGATTACAGTGATATAGTCAATTTTCAGCTCGGAATCGCTTCCTGCTGAGTTGGTAACCGTAAGTTTCACAGAGTGTCTACCTTCATCAGTATAGATGAATTTTGGGTTCTGCTCCGTAGAATCCACGTCACCGTCATTGTCAAAGTCCCATTTCCAGGTATCCAGAGATCCGGTCGAGCTGTCTGTGAACTGCACTGTCAGAGGTCCGACTCCTGAAGTAATGTCTGCAGAGAAGCCGGCAACAGGGGCTGAAAGTAGTGGTTCACTTACAGATATGTACCCAGTCTTCACTTCTGAATCGCTTCCACCTGCATTGCTTACAGTAAAGTTAACTATATAAGTTCCTTCAGTTGAGTAGGTATGCGAGGGATTCTGCTCAGTTGAGTTTGTTCCGTCCCCAAAGTTCCATGCCCAACCAGTTGCATTGGTAGATATGTCGGTGAATTGCACGGTCAGGGGTGCAGGGCCACTGGTGGTGTTAGCAGTAAAGTTTGCGACTGGTCCAACTGTCGTCACATCTGCTGACGCCAGTTCGGTCATGCACATCAGTGCAGCGATACAGAGAATCAGAAATATTCGTTTCATCTTTCATTCACTCCACATTTCGGAAATTTTCGCCCATAAATCTTGTGACTGTGGCCTTTTTCAGCAGGATCGGAAGGGGGTTGTTCGGGATTAAATCACAGTTATTTTGTAGCTCTTCTAACTGAGGGGGAAATCTCCCAATAATAAAAAATAAAAAAATTTGCTATATATGTCCAAAAACTTGGATCTGCGTTATATGGTGTTTTTCAGATCAGTCCAAATTATTTAATTTAAATTACTCTGTACTCGTAGCTGTAAATTTCTATCTTCGACGATTTTATGAGGGGGATCGCCGAGAGACACTGTCCAGTAAAGGCGTACAAAATGTACAAAATCGTACAAAGGAGAGCCTGTAAGCAGGGCTTCTTTTAATTTATTTTATCTTTAATTCTGGGTTTTTCATACTATCCGATTAGCCTTTTTGGCTGATCGATAACCGGTTATCTCCCACTGGCCTTGCTTTTCTAATCAGGAATTGCATAGTGTATTTTCCAGTTAGTCGGCTGGCTTTTTTACGACCTATCAGCACAATATCGTTTTTATACCCATCCAGTACAAAAACGAGAATCTTACTTAAAATGGAAAAGTAATGACTCCATATTCTGAAAACCAAACCTGTATGAATATATAATATATTTTACCACAACTTTTTTCCCCGGTTGTAAGAAGTCTAGCTGCAAAGTCAGTGGTAGCGTTTGCAAAGTTACAACAGATCTATAATACTCGGATATCCGCTCCGGCTGTACATCAGCTGTTGAAAAAGTTACAACAAACCATATGACTTTTCAGATAGACTCTAAAAGTACGGATGTGTTAATAATATTTAATATTTTGTTATTGTATATGCAATTATTTTTATATTATAGTAATTAATTATGCTTTAATTTATTTTATCTTATATTAGTTATGATTAATTTGAACAAAAATCACATTCTTTGCTTATTCTCTGGCTAGCTTTCGGATATTCAAATTGGAAACGATAATTTTTTCTGACGTGGGACTGATCGATCTTGGTTCTGGAAACTTCTTTTTTTCTACCCGTCTACCTTTTTTACATTGAAAAAAAGCATCATTGAAGGTTGTCAAATAAATTAGTTCATTTTCATATACAGGAAAAAGAATAACTCTCAAATAAGGGATAATACCATCAATCGTTTTCGTTGGTTGATTACAATACAGAACTTAAAATATAAATTATTTGATGTTATTTATTATTAATTATACAAATGAAAATAACACTTAATTAGATTGACATAATGGAAAGTATTAAATATAATGTATCCATACATATCTTTCAGAAGCATTTCTAAATCCAGAAATGCCTTCTGAGATTATGAGCAGTTTAATACCGAAGGTTTCCTGCCTGCAGAAGAAGTTGAAGGCAGGTAGGAAGCTAACGGCGTAGGGCGAAGCCAGATAAATTGTCCATTGCCCAATATCGAATATTTTCTGTAATCTTTTCTGAAGTATTTTCTGGCTCTCGCCTGAAAACTGTCGAGGATCTAAGTTTTTAAGGTTATTTGGTTTGACCGAATGGGTCAGTTACTATCAACTTCTTATCAGATGCTAACAAAAGACTGGTATGTTTGAATTTTCACATTCAGGGACTTAACTTCATTGAGTCCTGAAATGATTTCGCAGATTCAAAACTATTTGAAAGTTCGATACACAATATAATAACTGCAGGAAATTTGCAAAATTGAGGGGAAATTTGAGAAATTTTTCTCAATTCCCTTCATTTTATCATTTTTTCTCCTCACTTAAATCATTCCAAACATCCACACTACATCATCAAAGTCGATCCTCCCGTTCCCGTTGAAGTCGAAGTACTCCACCGGCATGTTTTCTTCTATCCAATCCATGTTGTGGAAGTAAGCCACTATATCTACGAAACTGAACTCTCCGTTTCCTGTAAGGTCTTCATAAAGCCCATCTCCGTCAAGGTCCTGAGGGGCATATTCCTGGTCCGGCAGAGGAGACAGAAGAGTCACTTCAATTTTTCCTGTCAAAAGAGCTGGCTCTATCGAGTCTCCGGAATCATCATCAAGACGGGAAACTCCGATAGAGAGGTTTGCAGATCCTTTTTCCTTTCCAGAAATTGTAAGAGTAGCAAGCACAACATCCGCTGCATCTGCCTTAACAGTATTATTCCCGTCAACAGTCTTCAGGTAGATAGAAGTCCCGGGCAGGGAAGAATTCTCAGTAATTAGAGCCCAGGAAGGATACTCTATATTAACTATCTCGGCAACAGCCGGATCGTCGATAGCAACGGTCAGGTTGTAGCCTGAGAAACCTGCAGGGAAATTACTGGCAACGATACTTATTTCAGTAGATTCTTTTTTGTTAACAGAGGAATTTGAAGGGTCGAAATAGAGAGTAACTGTTGACCCGGAATCTTCAGAAACTTCTATGTAATCTGTTTTTAACTCAAAGCCCATGCCAGCGGCGTTTTCCACAGTCAGATTTACCGTGTAAGTACCGGCTGATGCGTATGTATGAGAGGGGTTCTGCTCAGTTGAGTTAGCTCCGTCCCCGAAGTCCCAGAACCAGGAAGTTGGAGAACCTGTAGATTCATCCGTGAAGCTGACTGTTAAAGGCACATCTCCGGATATCGGTGATGCTGCGAATGCAGCAACGGGAGCAACAGGACCGCTGCCGCCAAAGTAGTTTTCAAAGGGCTGCATCAGGGGGTAGTTATCGGCTCCAAGGTTGTCAGGGAGGACATAAGGGGTATCGCCAATTCCGTCACCGTTGGTATCTGTGCCTGCGTAGTCAGACCAGTAATTCCCCATGTAACCAGTGTATGTCTTGCTGGAGTAGGTGTATTTGATGGGGGTAGTGGAATTCCAGTATGTTAACGCAGGTGCTGTGGTTCCACTGTATATTGTTGGGATGTTGTTTATAAAATTATTAAGATATATTGTATTTACTTCAACTGTTTTATAAAATTCGATAGAATAGTTGTTGGAACTAATGGTATTTCTGGTTATTGTAGTGTTTGCAGCTCCAGAAAATAGAAAAATTCCCGCTCCTTTATTGTTACTGAATGTATTATTTGATATCATACAATTTCTCTTTTCTATTGTAAGGGGGGAATATGTACCGGCACTATTCGAAACGATATTGTTTTCGAATGTTAGGTTATCACAATATGCATCTATGCCTTTTGCCTGAGTTTGTCCATTAATTATACAATCTCTAATAGTTATGTCCGAACAAATTATAGAAGCAGTACCAGGGAGTACTCTATTTACTTTTATGTTTATTCCTTCAAGAACAATTCCAGTTGCAACTCCAGAACTATCTGAAAACCTTATTTCATTACCTGGGGTATTGGGGGCGACTGTTACGACATCAGCGCTTTCTCCTATTATATTTATATTTGGCTTATTAACAGTGAAACCGAGGTATGTCCCTGAATAAACAAAAATTGTATCTCCAGAAGAAACGCTGTTAACAGCAGTTTGTATGTCCGCGAAATCTGCTCCACCACTGTCGTCGACGTACCAGACCTTTGCTTCTGCAGGTATTATTACTATTGTGCAAAGAAGTAGAAATAAAAGTAGAAAGATATTTCTATTCATCGATATCATCCCATAAGTCAAATTGTCACATTCAAAATCATATTTTTGATTTAACACTAACTTTGGCCTTGTCCGTGAGTTATTATAATCTGAAAAGCCGGGAATATTCCCGAAGTTTGGAAATAATTCATTAGTCATCGGTTAAAGAGTTTTATTTCCTGAAAGCTATCGATTTTGCATTTCAAGTATGCATCAAATGTTGGACTTTTTACAGGAAATCGATACCTTGTTCTAGTCCACAGTATGTTTACATATCTGTTAGTTTTCAATCCTTCATACTGTTATTGAAATCACAAATAAGGGATATTTGGCTGCTTGAGCAATGGGCAAAGTTAATATTTTTTTTCAAGCAGCAGTCATTTTGCTTTTTATATCACCTCTTTAAAATAATTAATTTAGTCTAAAATTTTCTATAACTTCACTAGAAAGAATGTCACAAAATCAATATTTTTAAAACATGATTTATCGGAACAGCTATTTAAATTTTATTAAATATTACAATTAATGTTTAATTAAATATTAAAAAATAGCAAAAAATTATCATTTTGTATTATATAATAAATTTCTTTGCCATTTAATACTAAAAATTATGAGTCAGGATAAGCGAAAGTAAGTTGATACGCTTAACCAAAAGATACAGAATAAAGCTGTTAGCTCACTCAATATAAGAAGCTTGCAAATGTTCAGCTCTAGAATAAATATCAAAATAGACAAAAGTCTAAAATTCACATCTTTTGTCATCGGTTAACGAATTTTATGCACAACTTCGAATACCACATATAGCGATTTTCCAACAGAATTCTCTTAGATGTTGCATAAAAAATAACATTTTTTGACGTTTTGTTCCTTAACCGAATCCAAATGAAATTCACATCATTATTACAGAATGTTAGGTAAAATCACAACCTTCGAAAAAATTAAGACTTGCACTTGATTTTGCACATCAAAGCATAAGTCCTAACACAAAAAAGAGAGGTTTTATTAAATTTTATTAAACCTCTCTTTTTTGTGTATCTGTTTATATTTTTCAAATAATATTATATACCTGGGTTTCCACATTTTAAACGCAGATTTCTAGTTCCACTAATATATCAAGGCGTATTCTTGAAATTAGAGCCTCATTTTATATGTTTACTGGGCGTAACACCAATTTTACATAATCTGTATATATTTCACTGGTGCTTTCAAAATCAGTTTTACTGTTCTGTTTCGCCAAGATAGTTATTAATTTTGTGTCGTCACTGATGTAATCATCAAGACTAGATGTTTTTTCTCCGGTCAGAGTCTGCTCGGTTGCATCGTTACAGCTGTCTAATTCTTCATAGGCGCCAGCCCCATCATTTGCAGAGTAGTTCCAAATGTAGAGAGTGACACCATTTCCTGCATTATTCAAACCTTTGCCGTTCCATGTTACGTTGATCGCATCGAAAGCAGATGCATTGGAACAGCAACTAACATTGAACTCAAACCGGTGTGCTGCATAGTAATCAATATCAGCCGAATTATCTCTGAACTGACCGTCGTCATATTTAATCAGGTTATAATCAGCGGTGTTAAATGGAACGTTTGGATCATCGCTGGTGCTCGGCGGGTTTGAATCGGTCTGGTACTTGTACGCAAACATACATATCCCTGCTCTCCCCAGCGTGTTGTTGCTGAAGTCGTAGATATAGGATTCATCCTCTACGGTCAGCAGAGCAAGCGGGATCTTGAAGTAGCCACTGTATAGTGGTCTGTCATCTTCTTCGTTCCGCCCGTACGTCATGTAACTGTTGCTTCCACCGGAAATTAAGCTTGTGACGTCCCAGTTCTGCCACTGGAAGTATGAACCCTGGTGAGGATTGGCCCAGGTCAGCTGATCATCACTGTTGAAAGTATAGTTCCCGTTAAAACTCGAAAGGGGAAGAACAGTAAGGTTTGCTTCTCCAGGAGTATAAACGGCAGACGTATCGAAGGTGGTGTTCCCAGTATAAGGATACCCTTCATCATCTGTCTTATACGAGTCCGTGTCATGGCCCTGGTTCACCCAGTAATGAGTTACGTTACAGGATTCACAGGCCTGGTTATTGTATGCCACCACCAGAATGATCGCCTTTACACGGCCATCGAGTGGCTGAGTGTCGTCCGGCTTACTCACGTTCACTAGAGTTAAGACATCTGATGAGGTGATATAATCACTCACGTCATACCAGATCAGGAAATCACTCGTCACGCGGTTACAGTGGTCATTTATCCAGATCGGACCCTGACCATCCCATACTCCATTGTTATAGGGGAATACGTAGTTCGTGTTCATAATTTCGGAGCCAAGGGTCACATAGTTTACGCCATCCCCGTCCCCGTCAAACTTTGTAGTGACTTTCAGGGGGTAATTGTTTTCCATATGTCCAATATAGGCGTCTACATAGAGCCTTGCCCATGCGATATCATCTGGGTCACACGGTAAGGTGGAGCCCCATGTAATCGATGGATCATACGCAGAATCAAACCCGGGATAAGCATCAAACCACAGGTCTCCGGTTACTGTCCCGTATGTCCCGTTCGCAGTTGTTAGGTTAATTCCTCCTAGGTACGGGTCTGCTGCGGCAGGAGAGGCGATTGCAAATAAAAGCACAAGTGCACCTAAGGGGAGAAGGGGGACGATCGGCGTAGTGCCGCCTTTACTGATCGAATTTATATTCTGAAACATATTTTACTCCTCCTGGGTACTAAACCCAGAATTTTTGATTTTTTTAATATGACTTAACCCAAGCTCTGCTTTTTAAATCACATAACCTTCTCCTGAGATTGGATTATGCGTTGAAATTAAAGCGCATAAGCTACAGGTTTTAATTTTAAGATCACAAGCATCTTAGCTGGCAGATTTACGGAATTAAGCTTACGCGTTTAATTTCAGGAACTCAGGCCCGATTAGCCTTCTCAGCTGATCGATAACCGGTTAATCCGTCACCGGCCCTGCTTTTCTAATAAGGAATTACATAGCGTATTTTCCAAGATTAGGTCGCTGGTCTTTTTACGACAGGTCAACATCATAACATTTTCACGTACTCACCATTTTTCCCCGGTTAAAGAATAATCCTCCAGTATTGCATATAAATTTTGTTATGAAATAAGAGTTATAGTTACAAATTACATATTTATTGTTAATTATATAACTAAAATTAATACCAAATACTAAACATCGATTTATCTACCACATAAATAATTCAATTCTGGGATGATGTTTAGAAGTCAAATTTGAAAAATATAATTTTCTTAAATCTTCATTTTGAGAATTTTACTCCTTCAAGGGCCATTATAACCCCGGTAAGCTCTGTGACTTCTCCGCCATTCGTCCAGAACGTCACTTTAAGGCAGGTTTCATGATCAAAATAGATAGCACTGAAGACCTTAGAGATTCGAGTATTCATGCTGGATATCTACAGGGATCCCGAAGACCGTGCTTTGTGTGATTTTAGATAATTGAGACTGTTCTGAATAGGTTCATTTAAGTTATTCAGAAAATCAACAGAAAATTAAAAAGATTGATATTAACAGATGATTTAGTAACATAAAAATAATCAAACATAACACTAGATTTTATAAAAAAGATAGAAAGTATTAAATAATATGTAGTTGTATATGCGTGCTGCATGGCTGGTATAAACATATAGACAACCAGTTACAAATGCATAAGCTAAAGGTCCTTACTTTTAAAACAACATCTCACGTGACAAAGCCATAAATTTAGATTTATGCGTTTGAGTCTGGAACTCGGGATAAATCAACCTGCTCCAGTTGAGACATATCATCTGTATACCACACCAGCCATTCTTTTCTAACGAGCTAGAGTAACAGTTTTTCAACATTTGGCTGGCCTTTTACATGGCATCAGGCAAGAAAGTGTTATTTGCACTTCAAAAAATCTTGAGGATTCTCACCTTTATAGATATTATG
The genomic region above belongs to Methanosarcina horonobensis HB-1 = JCM 15518 and contains:
- a CDS encoding helix-turn-helix domain-containing protein, which codes for MGAKVNVDLDSFKWLYTEGLSDRKICKILGLSRYTLSKIRSELGLTPNQLRKKTVFDFKEFKRLYAEGKKDKEIAKALGFSLKKPGIHNEIGLPPLLGSLFSPKADETEFFKHYQQGKSTK
- a CDS encoding PKD domain-containing protein, whose protein sequence is MKRIFLILCIAALMCMTELASADVTTVGPVANFTANTTSGPAPLTVQFTDISTNATGWAWNFGDGTNSTEQNPSHTYSTEGTYIVNFTVSNAGGSDSEVKTGYISVSEPLLSAPVAGFSADITSGVGPLTVQFTDSSTGSLDTWKWDFDNDGDVDSTEQNPKFIYTDEGRHSVKLTVTNSAGSDSELKIDYITVIYPSPDFTANVTEGTVPLTVEFTGNVSGLAPEYWNMWAWDVDGDGTYDYSPNFNIIHTYTKPGTYDVIVKYDGWTPKVKADYITVLPSIPVANFSADVTSGNAPLTVNFIDHSKGIVSSYSWDFDNDGTVDSTEQNPSHTYNAAGNYTVNLTVANVAGSDSEVKTEYIVVSEPVPEAPIANFTAAPTAGDVPLTVNFTDQSTGIVSSYSWDFNNDGTVDSTEQNPSYTYESAGNYTVSLMVSNAGGSDSEVKTDYITVSSAPVEPEPVAAFIADITNGTAPLAVNFTDQSTGIPTSWFWDFGDGANSTEQNPSHTYASAGTYTVNLTVENAAGMGFELKTDYIEVSEDSGSTVTLYFDPSNSSVNKKESTEISIVASNFPAGFSGYNLTVAIDDPAVAEIVDIKYPSWALITENSSLPGTSIYLKTVDGNNTVMADAADVVLATLTISGKEKGSANLSIGVSRLDDDSGDPIEPALLTGKIEVTLLSPLPDQEYAPQDLDGDGFYEDLTGNGEFSFVDIVAYFHNMDWIEENMPVEYLDFNGNGRIDFDDVVRMFAMI
- a CDS encoding NosD domain-containing protein, with the translated sequence MNRNIFLLLFLLLCTIVIIPAEAKVWYVDDSGGADFADIQTAVNSVSSGDTIFVYSGTYLGFTVNKPNINIIGESADVVTVAPNTPGNEIRFSDSSGVATGIVLEGINIKVNRVLPGTASIICSDITIRDCIINGQTQAKGIDAYCDNLTFENNIVSNSAGTYSPLTIEKRNCMISNNTFSNNKGAGIFLFSGAANTTITRNTISSNNYSIEFYKTVEVNTIYLNNFINNIPTIYSGTTAPALTYWNSTTPIKYTYSSKTYTGYMGNYWSDYAGTDTNGDGIGDTPYVLPDNLGADNYPLMQPFENYFGGSGPVAPVAAFAASPISGDVPLTVSFTDESTGSPTSWFWDFGDGANSTEQNPSHTYASAGTYTVNLTVENAAGMGFELKTDYIEVSEDSGSTVTLYFDPSNSSVNKKESTEISIVASNFPAGFSGYNLTVAIDDPAVAEIVNIEYPSWALITENSSLPGTSIYLKTVDGNNTVKADAADVVLATLTISGKEKGSANLSIGVSRLDDDSGDSIEPALLTGKIEVTLLSPLPDQEYAPQDLDGDGLYEDLTGNGEFSFVDIVAYFHNMDWIEENMPVEYFDFNGNGRIDFDDVVWMFGMI
- a CDS encoding DUF3344 domain-containing protein — its product is MFQNINSISKGGTTPIVPLLPLGALVLLFAIASPAAADPYLGGINLTTANGTYGTVTGDLWFDAYPGFDSAYDPSITWGSTLPCDPDDIAWARLYVDAYIGHMENNYPLKVTTKFDGDGDGVNYVTLGSEIMNTNYVFPYNNGVWDGQGPIWINDHCNRVTSDFLIWYDVSDYITSSDVLTLVNVSKPDDTQPLDGRVKAIILVVAYNNQACESCNVTHYWVNQGHDTDSYKTDDEGYPYTGNTTFDTSAVYTPGEANLTVLPLSSFNGNYTFNSDDQLTWANPHQGSYFQWQNWDVTSLISGGSNSYMTYGRNEEDDRPLYSGYFKIPLALLTVEDESYIYDFSNNTLGRAGICMFAYKYQTDSNPPSTSDDPNVPFNTADYNLIKYDDGQFRDNSADIDYYAAHRFEFNVSCCSNASAFDAINVTWNGKGLNNAGNGVTLYIWNYSANDGAGAYEELDSCNDATEQTLTGEKTSSLDDYISDDTKLITILAKQNSKTDFESTSEIYTDYVKLVLRPVNI